The DNA region TTTTTCAAAAAAACCTATCTTTGCAAAAAAAACAAAACCATGAACAGAGGACCTGTTTCACAATTTATAGAGCACCACTACAGGCATTTTAATTCTGCAACTGTGGTAGATGCTGCCAAAGCTTACGAAACTCACCTTGCAGAAGGTGGTAAAATGATGATAACACTGGCTGGCGCCATGAGCACCGCCGAACTGGGCATCTCTCTGGCCGAAATGATCAGACAGGATAAAGTTCAGATAATCAGCTGCACAGGCGCTAACCTGGAAGAAGACATTATGAATATGGTGGCTCATTCCCACTACAAACGGGTGCCAAACTACCGCGACCTTACGCCAGAGCAGGAATACGAGTTGCTGGAGAAAGGCCTCAACCGGGTAACCGACACCTGCATTCCTGAAGAAGAAGCATTCCGCAAGATTCAGCATCATATCGAAAAAATATGGAAAGATGCCCAGGCAAAAGGCGAACGCTTTTTCCCGCATGAATACATGTATAAACTGCTTCTGAGCAAAGTCATGGAAAATGACTATGAAATTGACCCTAAGCACTCCTGGATGCTGGCCGCAGCTGAAAAAAACCTGCCTATTATTGTTCCGGGCTGGGAAGACAGCACTATGGGTAACATTTTCGCATCTTATTGCATTAAAGGCGAATTGAACCCGTCAACCATGAAAACAGGTATCGAATACATGATTTATCTCTCGGAATGGTACCGCAACAACTCATCGGGCAAAGGCGTTGGGTTTTTCCAGATTGGCGGTGGTATTGCCGGCGATTTTCCGATTTGCGTGGTACCAATGATGTATCAGGATCTTGAATGGCATGACGTTCCTTTCTGGTCATATTTCTGCCAGATTAGTGATTCAACCACTTCCTATGGCTCATATTCAGGAGCTGTTCCAAACGAAAAAATTACCTGGGGAAAACTTGACATTGACACGCCCAAATATATTATTGAAAGCGATGCTACCATTGTCGCCCCGCTGATTTTTGCCTGGCTGCTTAAATGGTAAACCATAGTACTTCACATAAAAAAAACCGCTGACTGGCGGTTTTTTTTATGCATAATGGCTAATTTTCAACTGATTGCCACACCGGCCATCTGTAAAAAAAAGTAAAAACAGTTTAATACCCGAGTATACGAAGCATCGATTTATGGGTTTGCTCTTTGGCAAACAGCTTGGTTGTGTACTCACCTTCTTCGTCAAGATCAATAATAATATGCTTGGGCGCAGGAATCAAACAATGCTGAATACCACCATAACCCCCGATAGACTCCTGATAGGCGCCGGTGTGGAATAATCCGATATACAGCGGCTCCTCATTATCAATTTTTGGAAGGAAAATGGCGTTGGCATGCGCCTCAGCATTATAGTAATCCTCACTATCACACGTTAATCCACCTAAAAACACCCTCTCATATTCCGAATCCCACTTATTAATCCCCAGCAAAATAAACCGCTGATTCAACGCCCACGTATCGGGAAGGGTTGTCATAAACGATGAATCAATCATATCCCATAACTCTCTGTCATTCTGCTGCTTTTGATTGATAATTGAATAAAGGGTGGCTCCACTTTCGCCAACCGTATAAGAACCGAATTCTGTAAAAATATGCGGTTCGCGGGTATTGTTACGATCACATATCATTTTTATCTGAGCAATAATCTCCTCGGCCATGTATTCGTAATCGTAATCAAAAGAGAGTGAATTTTTAATTGGGAAACCGCCACCTATATTCAGTGAATCAAGTTCAGGGCAAATTTGCTTTAGCTGACAATAAAGGTTTACGCATTTTGAAAGCTCATTCCAGTAATAAGCTGAGTCTTTAATCCCGGTATTGATGAAGAAATGCAGCATTTTAAGCTGAAACTTGGGATTATTTTTAATTTTCTCTTCGTAGTAAGGAATAATATCGTTGTATCTGATACCCAACCTCGACGTATAAAATTCAAATTTGGGTTCCTCCTCAGAGGCAATCCGGATTCCCAACTTACATTTTCGGGTTATATTTTTATCAAGCTGATCCAACTCAAGCTTATTATCAATAATGGGAATGGTGTTTTCAAAGCCTTCATTTATCAGATTGCTGATATTTTCAATGTATTGCGGACGTTTAAACCCGTTACAAATAATATAATTATCCTTACTTATAAGACCTTGCTCAAATAAAGTCTCTAAAAGGAATATATCAAAAGCCGATGAAGTCTCGAGGTGTACATCATTTTTCAACACTTCTTCAAGCACAAATGAAAAATGTGAACTTTTAGTACAATAACAATAGTTATAATCGCCACGATAGTCAGCCTTGGCAATGGCCACATTAAACATCTTCTTAGCCCGCTGAATCTGTTGACTTATCTTTGGAAGATAGCTGATTTTCAATGGCGTGCCATACTGTTTAATGATGTCCATTAAGGGTATATTATGAAAATAAAGTTCATTATCTTCTACCCGAAACTCATCCTGAGGAAAATCGAAAGTCTGTTCTATCAGATCAATGTACTTGTTCTTCATTCGCTTATTTTATGATTTAACTGAAAACGAATGCAAAGATAATTTAATTTTTATTTCATTCAGAATCCACATGTAAACAATCTCCGGTTTATACAAATACAACCATACTATTCAATCCACAAAACCTGCTTTTCTAACTTCCAAAAGTCAAGAAAAATTCTTTAATGCTGTTTTTCAACTATTTACAATATTTACAATGAAAATATCTTTAATTTTATCTTCATATTATAGCCTTCCGGCTTACGCGGATAAACTTATAATTCTCAATCCAGTCAAGTTACTTTACAATTATCAAATTAAATCTTCAGCATTTTTAAACCAGCTCCTTCTCTGCCAACCTAACCCAACGGCATACTTTAAATCGCACAACAGGACTTTAGGCTGAGCATAGACTTGAATTTTCTGGAGGCCAACTTTGAATAATTGTGTTATCAACAACGGATACTGACAATTTAAAACCCGGGTTAACAATGGCCGGACACCTCTACTACTCAGCCGGCATATAATAATTCAACGAAACAATTGGCAATATAAAGCACATGAACTTATCTCTTCAACTGACTCCGGCCTCAAAAAATAAGCACCTGCTCCCCCTAAACAAGGGCAGCAGGTTTAGTTGCGCTCTGACAATCAGCATCCAATATGCAGCCTTTTGCGAACGAATACAAGCAGCACACAGATGAGTTTACTCATATTTGAGCGATTCGACCGGATTGGCACGTGCAGCCTTTAAGGCTTTAAATACAATGGTGAGAAAAGAAAAAGCAACAATAATAAGGAGCGTGAGTAACATCTGAACAAATCCGATTTCAATACGATAGGCAAATTTACTCAATTGCTCCTGCAACAGATAATAGCTCAATGGCATAGCAATGGCAACAGCAATACTAACCAGAATCAGATACTCGCGCACAAGACGGAGGGCAATATCCCATGCCTGCCCGCCCAATACACGCTTGATACCTATAATACGGGTTTTTTGTTCAATCATAAGTGAAG from Lentimicrobiaceae bacterium includes:
- a CDS encoding deoxyhypusine synthase family protein, encoding MNRGPVSQFIEHHYRHFNSATVVDAAKAYETHLAEGGKMMITLAGAMSTAELGISLAEMIRQDKVQIISCTGANLEEDIMNMVAHSHYKRVPNYRDLTPEQEYELLEKGLNRVTDTCIPEEEAFRKIQHHIEKIWKDAQAKGERFFPHEYMYKLLLSKVMENDYEIDPKHSWMLAAAEKNLPIIVPGWEDSTMGNIFASYCIKGELNPSTMKTGIEYMIYLSEWYRNNSSGKGVGFFQIGGGIAGDFPICVVPMMYQDLEWHDVPFWSYFCQISDSTTSYGSYSGAVPNEKITWGKLDIDTPKYIIESDATIVAPLIFAWLLKW
- a CDS encoding arginine decarboxylase — encoded protein: MKNKYIDLIEQTFDFPQDEFRVEDNELYFHNIPLMDIIKQYGTPLKISYLPKISQQIQRAKKMFNVAIAKADYRGDYNYCYCTKSSHFSFVLEEVLKNDVHLETSSAFDIFLLETLFEQGLISKDNYIICNGFKRPQYIENISNLINEGFENTIPIIDNKLELDQLDKNITRKCKLGIRIASEEEPKFEFYTSRLGIRYNDIIPYYEEKIKNNPKFQLKMLHFFINTGIKDSAYYWNELSKCVNLYCQLKQICPELDSLNIGGGFPIKNSLSFDYDYEYMAEEIIAQIKMICDRNNTREPHIFTEFGSYTVGESGATLYSIINQKQQNDRELWDMIDSSFMTTLPDTWALNQRFILLGINKWDSEYERVFLGGLTCDSEDYYNAEAHANAIFLPKIDNEEPLYIGLFHTGAYQESIGGYGGIQHCLIPAPKHIIIDLDEEGEYTTKLFAKEQTHKSMLRILGY